A stretch of the Streptomyces sp. NBC_00654 genome encodes the following:
- the cbiE gene encoding precorrin-6y C5,15-methyltransferase (decarboxylating) subunit CbiE yields MADRVTVIGWDGSPLTGAATAALSAATLVAGAAHHLALPEIPGRAERIRLGSVDLAARRIAGHRGSPVVLADGDPGFFGVVRTLRAPEHGLEVEVVPAVSSVATAFARAGMPWDDAQVVVAHPRTLRRAVNVCRAHHKVAVLTSPGAGPAELALLLEGVHRTFVICEELGTAREQVSVLTSDKAADHAWRDPNVVIVIGGGPETTASGAWIAGRLPAYPQGVRGWALPAEAYRDGPADHGGKAGEGESPALRAAQLARLGPRTGDLLWDIGSGGGALAVEAARFGAAVLAVDSDRAACDRTAAAARAFGVPLQVVQGRAPHVLERLPEPDVVRIGGGGVPVVTAVTDRRPERIVTHASTRDEAEALGAALSGNGFTVECSLLQSVDLDTSGWAERERSVVFLLSARRSDLAP; encoded by the coding sequence ATGGCCGACCGGGTCACGGTGATCGGCTGGGACGGCTCGCCACTGACCGGAGCGGCAACGGCCGCGCTGTCGGCCGCCACGCTCGTCGCGGGAGCCGCCCACCACCTCGCACTCCCCGAGATCCCCGGACGCGCCGAACGCATCCGCCTCGGCAGCGTCGACCTCGCCGCCCGCCGGATAGCCGGACACCGGGGCAGCCCCGTGGTCCTCGCCGACGGAGACCCCGGCTTCTTCGGTGTCGTACGCACCCTGCGCGCCCCCGAGCACGGCCTGGAGGTCGAAGTCGTGCCCGCCGTCTCCTCGGTCGCCACCGCGTTCGCCCGCGCCGGAATGCCCTGGGACGACGCACAGGTCGTCGTCGCCCACCCGCGCACCCTGCGCCGCGCCGTCAATGTCTGCCGCGCCCACCACAAGGTCGCCGTCCTGACCTCGCCCGGCGCGGGCCCCGCCGAACTGGCACTCCTGCTCGAAGGGGTTCACCGCACCTTCGTGATCTGCGAGGAGCTCGGCACCGCCCGCGAACAGGTCTCCGTCCTCACCTCCGACAAGGCCGCCGACCACGCCTGGCGCGACCCGAACGTGGTCATCGTCATCGGCGGCGGCCCCGAGACCACCGCGTCCGGCGCCTGGATCGCCGGCCGCCTGCCCGCCTACCCCCAGGGCGTACGCGGCTGGGCGCTGCCCGCCGAGGCGTACCGGGACGGCCCGGCGGACCACGGCGGGAAGGCGGGCGAGGGCGAGTCACCGGCCCTGCGCGCCGCCCAGCTGGCCCGCCTGGGCCCGCGCACCGGCGACCTGCTCTGGGACATCGGCTCCGGCGGCGGAGCGCTGGCCGTGGAGGCGGCCCGCTTCGGTGCGGCGGTGCTGGCCGTGGACAGCGACCGGGCCGCCTGCGACCGTACGGCGGCTGCCGCCCGCGCCTTCGGCGTACCCCTCCAGGTCGTTCAGGGGCGGGCCCCGCACGTTCTCGAACGGCTGCCCGAACCGGATGTCGTACGGATCGGGGGCGGCGGCGTTCCCGTCGTCACCGCGGTCACCGACCGCCGCCCGGAACGCATCGTCACCCACGCCTCGACCCGGGACGAGGCGGAGGCGCTCGGGGCGGCGCTCTCCGGGAACGGATTCACCGTCGAATGCTCCCTGCTCCAGTCCGTCGACCTGGACACCTCCGGGTGGGCGGAACGCGAACGGTCCGTTGTCTTCCTGCTCTCCGCACGGCGTTCGGACCTCGCCCCCTGA
- a CDS encoding GNAT family N-acetyltransferase has protein sequence MLCLYPVFGMELRMTTTFPSISISTDRLVMRPFEMDDIPAYIEMMNDELVTAWTDGPHPYTQVDAERWVRRIAPAERTTGNGIVLAVTEFLTQRLVGSVQLLNTDWRTLATEVRYITAPWARGEGYATESVLALAEWLFRDQRFERIELRTPADNTASQQVAQKLGCISEGVLRNARIARTRTENGTDGGWTDIRTDLIVWGLLPEDLEGVAEELADAGGYGTYNDWN, from the coding sequence ATGCTGTGCCTTTACCCGGTCTTCGGCATGGAGCTGCGCATGACTACCACCTTTCCGTCCATCTCCATCAGCACGGACAGGTTGGTGATGCGCCCCTTCGAGATGGACGACATCCCGGCGTACATCGAGATGATGAACGACGAACTCGTCACCGCCTGGACCGACGGACCGCACCCCTACACCCAGGTCGACGCCGAACGCTGGGTCCGCAGGATCGCCCCGGCCGAGCGCACCACCGGCAACGGAATCGTCCTCGCCGTCACCGAGTTCCTCACCCAGCGCCTGGTCGGCTCCGTCCAGCTGCTGAACACCGACTGGCGCACCCTGGCCACCGAGGTCCGCTACATCACCGCCCCCTGGGCGCGCGGTGAGGGGTACGCCACCGAATCCGTGCTGGCGCTGGCCGAATGGCTCTTCCGCGACCAGCGGTTCGAACGCATCGAGCTGCGCACCCCCGCCGACAACACCGCCTCCCAGCAGGTCGCCCAGAAACTGGGCTGCATCAGCGAGGGCGTCCTGCGCAACGCCCGGATAGCGCGCACCCGCACCGAGAACGGCACGGACGGCGGCTGGACCGACATCCGCACCGATCTGATCGTCTGGGGCCTGCTGCCCGAGGACCTCGAAGGTGTCGCCGAGGAGCTGGCCGACGCCGGCGGCTACGGCACCTACAACGACTGGAACTGA
- a CDS encoding GNAT family N-acetyltransferase, protein MGMSVTISAATTQDVEQIFKLQYLCFQSEAELYDNYRIDPLVQTLESVRGEVAEDVVFVARLGEEVVGSVRGFTDQDGTGQISRLCVHPRLQGHGLGARLLRAAEAGLAEGRSATRFRLRTGHRSENNLRLYRRAGYARVGAATGADGVRMILLEKDADARAYAASA, encoded by the coding sequence ATGGGCATGAGCGTGACCATCTCGGCGGCGACCACACAGGACGTCGAGCAGATCTTCAAGCTTCAGTACCTCTGCTTTCAGAGCGAGGCGGAGCTCTACGACAACTACCGGATAGACCCTCTCGTCCAGACCCTCGAATCGGTGCGCGGTGAAGTCGCCGAGGACGTGGTGTTCGTGGCCAGGCTGGGTGAGGAAGTGGTCGGTTCGGTACGCGGATTCACCGACCAGGACGGTACGGGCCAGATCTCCAGGCTCTGCGTCCATCCCCGGCTCCAGGGGCACGGCCTCGGCGCCCGTCTGCTGCGGGCCGCGGAGGCGGGCCTGGCCGAGGGCCGGTCGGCCACCCGCTTCCGGCTGCGCACCGGGCACCGCAGCGAGAACAACCTGCGGCTCTACCGCAGGGCGGGCTACGCGCGGGTGGGGGCCGCCACCGGGGCGGACGGGGTGCGGATGATCCTGTTGGAGAAGGACGCCGACGCGCGGGCCTACGCGGCCAGCGCCTGA
- a CDS encoding methionine ABC transporter ATP-binding protein, which yields MITTTGLTKVYQSRGREVTALDGVDLHVREGEVYGVVGQSGAGKSSLIRCVNLLERPTSGTVTVAGQDLTALAGRGRRAGRELREARSRIGMVFQHFNLLASRNVRDNVELPLEILGVSGRARTRKALELLDLVGLSDKAKAYPGQLSGGQKQRVGIARALAGDPKVLLSDEATSALDPETTRSILALLRDLNQQLGLTVLLITHEMDVVKTVCDSAALMRRGRVVESGTVGELLATPGSELAHELFPVGGTASAPDRTVVDVTFHGEAASRPVISQLSRTYNIDISILGAAMDTVGGNQIGRMRIELPGRFEENVVPIGFLREQGLRADVVDEESAAVPQDAESAAVPGQAAAPLTKEVAK from the coding sequence GTGATCACCACTACGGGCCTCACGAAGGTCTACCAGTCGCGCGGCCGTGAGGTCACCGCACTCGACGGCGTCGACCTGCATGTCCGCGAGGGCGAGGTCTACGGAGTCGTCGGACAGAGCGGCGCCGGGAAGTCCTCCCTGATCCGCTGCGTCAACCTCCTGGAGCGGCCCACCTCCGGCACCGTCACGGTGGCCGGTCAGGACCTCACCGCACTCGCCGGCCGCGGCCGGCGCGCCGGCCGGGAACTGCGCGAGGCGCGCAGCCGTATCGGCATGGTCTTCCAGCACTTCAATCTCCTGGCCTCGCGCAACGTCCGGGACAACGTGGAACTCCCGCTGGAGATCCTCGGCGTCTCCGGCCGGGCCCGCACCCGCAAGGCACTCGAACTGCTCGACCTCGTCGGCCTCTCCGACAAGGCGAAGGCCTACCCCGGTCAGCTCTCCGGCGGGCAGAAGCAGCGCGTCGGGATCGCCCGCGCCCTGGCCGGCGACCCCAAGGTGCTGCTCTCGGACGAGGCGACCTCCGCACTGGACCCCGAGACCACCCGCTCCATCCTCGCGCTGCTGCGCGACCTCAACCAGCAGCTGGGACTCACCGTCCTGCTCATCACGCACGAGATGGACGTCGTCAAGACGGTCTGCGACTCCGCCGCGCTGATGCGGCGCGGCCGCGTCGTCGAGTCCGGCACCGTCGGCGAACTGCTCGCCACTCCCGGTTCCGAACTCGCCCATGAGCTCTTCCCGGTCGGCGGCACCGCCTCGGCACCCGACCGCACGGTCGTCGACGTCACCTTCCACGGTGAGGCCGCGAGCCGGCCGGTGATCTCCCAGCTCTCCCGTACGTACAACATCGACATCTCCATCCTCGGCGCGGCGATGGACACCGTCGGCGGCAACCAGATCGGCCGGATGCGCATCGAGCTGCCCGGCCGGTTCGAGGAGAACGTCGTCCCGATCGGCTTCCTGCGCGAGCAGGGTCTGCGGGCCGATGTCGTGGACGAGGAGTCCGCCGCCGTACCGCAGGACGCGGAGTCCGCCGCCGTACCCGGACAGGCCGCCGCCCCGCTCACCAAGGAGGTCGCCAAGTGA
- a CDS encoding sigma-70 family RNA polymerase sigma factor, whose product MTLHDHAPAASAASAASAASAASAASGPSAASAARVVRALHPLVRAEATAEAPAAAVDPADLEQAVWLRLMERLAAVGPPDDSARWVRDSVRAEARRARRRARHEHPYAGREPVAGPSGCPERTALRAAERRALRAAVARLPRRCSRMLEAMLAPGDPTYREIAGELGMSQGSLGPMRSRCLGCLRRMLAAEVVAPELRG is encoded by the coding sequence ATGACACTTCATGATCATGCTCCGGCCGCATCCGCCGCATCCGCCGCATCCGCCGCATCCGCCGCATCCGCCGCGTCCGGTCCGTCCGCCGCGTCCGCCGCCCGTGTCGTCCGCGCCCTGCACCCCCTGGTGCGTGCTGAGGCGACGGCCGAGGCACCCGCCGCCGCGGTCGACCCCGCCGATCTCGAACAGGCCGTATGGCTGCGGCTGATGGAGCGGCTGGCCGCGGTGGGGCCGCCGGACGACTCCGCCCGCTGGGTGCGCGACTCCGTACGGGCGGAAGCCCGCCGGGCCCGCCGCAGGGCCCGGCACGAACACCCGTACGCCGGAAGGGAGCCCGTCGCCGGCCCGTCCGGCTGCCCCGAGCGCACCGCGCTGCGTGCCGCCGAACGACGGGCGCTGCGCGCGGCGGTGGCCCGGCTGCCCCGGCGGTGTTCCCGGATGCTGGAGGCGATGCTCGCCCCGGGGGATCCGACCTACCGGGAAATCGCAGGGGAGTTGGGTATGTCACAGGGCAGTTTGGGTCCCATGCGTTCCCGTTGCCTTGGATGTCTGCGCAGAATGCTCGCGGCGGAGGTTGTCGCTCCTGAACTGCGGGGATAG
- a CDS encoding methionine ABC transporter permease, producing MTWSEMQPLLTQGTVDTLYMVLWSAVVTVLVGLPLGILLVLTDKGGLLRNTVVNKVIGVIVNIGRSLPFIILLIALIPFTTWVVGTFIGPTAMIVPLAVGAIPFFARLVETAVREVDHGLVEAVQSMGGSIPTIVRKVLLPQALPSLVSGVTTTVIVLIGYSAMAGAVGGEGLGSKAVTYGFQRFDNQFMLITVALLIVIVTVIQLIGDGVVRLLARRGRTLS from the coding sequence GTGACCTGGTCCGAAATGCAGCCACTGCTGACCCAGGGCACCGTCGACACCCTCTACATGGTGCTGTGGTCCGCGGTCGTCACCGTGCTGGTGGGGCTTCCGCTCGGCATCCTGCTGGTCCTCACCGACAAGGGCGGGCTCCTCCGGAACACGGTGGTCAACAAGGTCATCGGCGTGATCGTGAACATCGGCCGTTCGCTGCCGTTCATCATCCTGCTGATCGCCCTGATCCCCTTCACCACCTGGGTCGTCGGCACCTTCATCGGGCCGACGGCGATGATCGTGCCGCTCGCCGTGGGCGCCATCCCGTTCTTCGCGCGGCTCGTGGAGACGGCGGTCCGCGAGGTCGATCACGGGCTCGTCGAAGCCGTCCAGTCGATGGGCGGATCGATCCCGACGATCGTCCGCAAGGTACTGCTGCCGCAGGCCCTGCCCTCGCTCGTCTCCGGGGTCACCACCACCGTCATCGTGCTCATCGGCTACTCCGCGATGGCCGGCGCGGTCGGCGGCGAAGGGCTCGGCTCCAAGGCCGTGACCTACGGATTCCAGCGCTTCGACAACCAGTTCATGCTCATCACCGTCGCGCTGCTGATCGTCATCGTGACCGTGATCCAGCTGATCGGCGACGGGGTCGTGCGCCTGCTGGCCCGCCGGGGCCGCACCCTCTCCTGA
- a CDS encoding MetQ/NlpA family ABC transporter substrate-binding protein, giving the protein MRKNIKITAAAAATAAVALGLSACGTDSDPVSKSGTGAKADTSKALVVAASPTPHADILGYVQKNLAAKEGLKLEVKEFTDYVLPNTATETGQVDANFFQHQPYLDDFNKKNNTHLVPVGTVHLEPLGLYSKTVKDLKDIKSGQTVAVPNDTTNEGRALQLLAQNGLITLKDGVGTDAKLSDITDKKGLEFKELEAATVPRALNDVDAAVINGNYAIEAKLKPSTDSLALEKADGNPYANIIAVKKGNEKDARVEKLIKLLNSDEVKKFIEDTYQGSVIPAFGTPANS; this is encoded by the coding sequence GTGCGTAAGAACATCAAGATCACCGCAGCTGCCGCAGCCACCGCCGCCGTCGCCCTGGGCCTCAGCGCCTGCGGTACGGACTCCGACCCGGTGTCCAAGAGCGGCACCGGCGCCAAGGCCGACACCTCCAAGGCACTCGTCGTCGCCGCGTCCCCGACGCCGCACGCAGACATCCTCGGCTACGTCCAGAAGAACCTGGCGGCCAAGGAAGGCCTCAAGCTGGAGGTCAAGGAGTTCACGGACTACGTCCTGCCGAACACCGCCACCGAGACCGGCCAGGTCGACGCCAACTTCTTCCAGCACCAGCCCTACCTGGACGACTTCAACAAGAAGAACAACACCCACCTCGTCCCCGTCGGCACGGTGCACCTGGAGCCGCTGGGCCTGTACTCCAAGACGGTCAAGGACCTCAAGGACATCAAGTCCGGCCAGACCGTCGCGGTGCCCAACGACACCACCAATGAGGGCCGCGCCCTCCAGCTGCTCGCCCAGAACGGCCTGATCACCCTCAAGGACGGCGTCGGCACCGACGCCAAGCTGAGCGACATCACCGACAAGAAGGGCCTGGAGTTCAAGGAGCTGGAGGCCGCCACCGTGCCCCGCGCGCTGAACGACGTCGACGCCGCCGTCATCAACGGCAACTACGCCATCGAGGCGAAGCTCAAGCCCTCCACGGACTCCCTGGCGCTGGAGAAGGCCGACGGCAACCCGTACGCCAACATCATCGCCGTGAAGAAGGGCAACGAGAAGGACGCCCGCGTCGAGAAGCTCATCAAGCTCCTCAACTCCGACGAGGTCAAGAAGTTCATCGAGGACACCTACCAGGGCTCGGTCATCCCGGCCTTCGGTACCCCCGCCAATTCCTGA